The stretch of DNA GCATAATGAGGCCTTCCCGGCAGCCTCCGGCAGAGCGCATCATAGTGGCAACGAATTCAGCGGTAATGATTTCACTGTCTACCATATTGACGATAGCCCGCATGCCTTCAGCTGCATCCGCATGAGTACCGCAACCGGCGGCGGTGGCATGAGCAAGATGCAGCGGCCGGCCTTTAGAAAGGGCAGCGAGGCGGACGGCATGTTCCGGATCTTGAGTATGGCTCATGAATACAAGCCCAGCCCCATCGGTAATCTTATAGATGCGCTCAATGCTCTCGTTGGGCATAATGAAGTGGCCCATGTGGTCTTTGATGCCTACGCAAAGCATCGCCGTGGTGATCGCAATGCCGTTTCGGGACATCTTGGTGCTTAGTGTGCCAGAATCCATTTCGCCGCGGAACATTTTAATGAGTTCATCGTCCGACAGGCAAGTTCCCAGTACATTGAGCGCCCCAAGGTATACGCCGAGGTTCATAGGAAGCCCGCGGTCTATTTCCGCGCCGAGCAATGAAGGCTCAAGAAAGGAATTGCCAGCACCCGGAGAAAGGCCCATAGTTACGCCATCCGCTACAGCGCCAATGATTGGATTGGTAGTTACCTCAAAGAGATCGCCCAGGTGAAGGTGCATATCTATCAGGCCGGGCAGCACCATCAGCCCTTCGCAGTTAAGGATGGCATCTCCCTTTTCCGGCTTAATGTCCGCTTCACATTGTACGATTTGCCCAGCGCGAATCGATAGATCGGTTACGCTGTCCAGATTATTCCGGGGATCGATCACCCTGCCCGCCTTCAGAATAGTCCTGCCTGAATCCCCTGCGTCCCTGACAGTGTCAATTTGCCGGTTGTTTTTGCCTGTAGCTATGATGCCGCCCAAAAAATCCATTTTGTTTTTGTACACTATTCCATCCCCTTGTT from Acidaminococcales bacterium encodes:
- a CDS encoding amidohydrolase family protein; this encodes MYKNKMDFLGGIIATGKNNRQIDTVRDAGDSGRTILKAGRVIDPRNNLDSVTDLSIRAGQIVQCEADIKPEKGDAILNCEGLMVLPGLIDMHLHLGDLFEVTTNPIIGAVADGVTMGLSPGAGNSFLEPSLLGAEIDRGLPMNLGVYLGALNVLGTCLSDDELIKMFRGEMDSGTLSTKMSRNGIAITTAMLCVGIKDHMGHFIMPNESIERIYKITDGAGLVFMSHTQDPEHAVRLAALSKGRPLHLAHATAAGCGTHADAAEGMRAIVNMVDSEIITAEFVATMMRSAGGCREGLIMPKVAQQVAYDALASGKVKILVSDGQNDATMKGFGDTRDNIPAILELAGEGIMALKDSVAAMTCNPAELIRKRSGCDFWRTVGHLGVGALANVTVVDPKVKRAAYTIVNGDIVAFESRAVRKGYAAGGWISKFGMLRNTGVGDLAMLSRQR